In one Zalophus californianus isolate mZalCal1 chromosome 10, mZalCal1.pri.v2, whole genome shotgun sequence genomic region, the following are encoded:
- the SFT2D2 gene encoding vesicle transport protein SFT2B: protein MDKLKKVLSGQDTEDRGGLAEVVEASSLSWGTRIKGFIACFATGIVCSLLGTLLLWVPRKGLYLFAVFYTFGNIASIGSTVFLMGPMKQLKRMFEPTRLIATIMVLLCFALTLCSAFWWHNKGLALIFCILQSLALTWYSLSFIPYARDAVKKCFAACLA from the exons ATGGACAAGCTGAAGAAGGTGCTGAGCGGCCAGGACACCGAGGACCGGGGCGGCCTGGCCGAG gttGTTGAGGCATCTTCATTAAGCTGGGGTACCAGAATAAAAGGCTTCATTGCATGTTTTGCTACAGGAATTGTCTGCTCACTGCTG GGAACTCTTCTGCTCTGGGTGCCCAGGAAGGGACTATACCTCTTTGCAGTGTTTTATACCTTTGGTAACATCGCATCAATTGGGAG CACCGTCTTCCTCATGGGGCCGATGAAGCAGCTGAAGCGAATGTTTGAGCCGACCCGTTTGATTGCAACCATCATGGTGCTG tTGTGTTTTGCACTTACTCTGTGTTCTGCCTTTTGG TGGCATAACAAGGGGCTCGCGCTCATCTTCTGCATTTTGCAATCCTTGGCCCTGACATG GTATAGCCTTTCCTTCATACCCTATGCAAG GGATGCTGTGAAGAAGTGTTTTGCTGCCTGTCTTGCATAG